A portion of the Micromonospora vinacea genome contains these proteins:
- a CDS encoding DeoR/GlpR family DNA-binding transcription regulator, giving the protein MYAEERQQEILRIARDVGRVEVAGLADGLNVTSETIRRDLTILERAGVLRRVHGGAIPVERLGFEPALAARDAVLIEEKERIAKLALSEVPEEGAIILDAGTTTARLAQLLPVDRELTVVVNSPVIATTLGTYANLNVLLLGGRVRGKTLATVDDWALSPLADLYVDVAFIGTNGISVERGLTTPDPSEAAVKRAMVRAARRTVVVADHTKLGNDYLARFAELADVDLLITDSRADLDLVGDLESAGVRVVRA; this is encoded by the coding sequence ATGTACGCCGAAGAACGACAGCAGGAGATCCTTCGCATCGCCCGGGACGTGGGCCGGGTCGAGGTCGCTGGCCTGGCCGATGGGCTCAACGTGACGTCGGAGACCATCCGCCGCGATCTCACCATCCTGGAGCGGGCCGGCGTGTTGCGCCGAGTCCACGGTGGAGCGATCCCGGTCGAACGGCTCGGGTTCGAGCCCGCGCTGGCGGCGCGTGACGCGGTACTCATCGAGGAAAAGGAGCGCATCGCCAAGCTCGCCTTGAGCGAGGTGCCGGAGGAGGGCGCGATCATCCTCGACGCCGGCACCACGACCGCCCGGCTGGCCCAGCTGCTCCCGGTCGACCGTGAGCTGACCGTCGTGGTCAACTCGCCGGTCATCGCCACGACCCTCGGTACCTATGCCAACCTCAACGTCCTGCTGTTGGGTGGACGGGTCCGCGGGAAGACCCTGGCGACCGTCGACGACTGGGCGCTGTCGCCGTTGGCGGACCTCTACGTCGACGTCGCGTTCATCGGAACCAACGGCATCTCGGTCGAGCGTGGGCTGACCACCCCGGACCCGTCCGAGGCGGCGGTGAAGCGGGCGATGGTCCGTGCGGCCCGCCGCACGGTGGTGGTCGCCGATCACACCAAGCTCGGCAACGACTATTTGGCCCGGTTCGCTGAGCTGGCCGACGTCGATCTGCTCATCACCGACAGTCGTGCCGACCTCGACCTGGTCGGTGACCTGGAGTCCGCAGGCGTTCGGGTGGTACGCGCATGA